Below is a window of Candidatus Margulisiibacteriota bacterium DNA.
TGCTCACCTTCGGCCACGGACCGCTTCGGCTTCCCAACAATTGTTGGGTTGGCTGGCGCTTCCGGTTCAGGATCATATTTTGGCTGCGCGATCTCAACGATCAGTTTGGGTTCCGGTTTTACCCCAAGCGGCATGACCGGCAACGGAGGGGCCGGGATAACTTCCTTCGACGCCGGCTTCGGCAGTAGTTTAGGGATAATGACCTTACTAGCCAGCTCTTTGGCACTGGAGTTCTTATCCATATTAAGCAAGCCCATTAGTAAGGCGAGGAGGCTCTGGACGGTCAGGTTGAACAGGAGGAGTGTGGCGATAAAGGCGAAGGCGGCCAGCAAGACATAGGCACCGGCCAGGCCAACGCTCTTCTCCAAGGCGAACTTGACGGCATAACCGGTCACTCCACCCCCACCCTGGGCCAGGTTGTATTGGGTCTGCCCGGTAAAATAATGAGGGGAGGCGAACTGGGCCATGGAAATGATGACGAGGAACATGACCAGGAGACCGCAGAGGCGGACCGTTAGCTCTTTAACTTCGTGGCGGAGGAGCATGATGACACCATAAAGAGCGACAAAGACCGGCAGGATATAGACACCGACCCCGATGACCGAACGAAGCGCTTTATTGACCAGGAAGAGACCGAGCAGGCCGGTGGCCGAAGAGAGATCAGCCAGGAAAATAAAGATGGCGATAGCGATCAGCAGGATGCCGGCGATGTCTTGCTTGAACTTGGAGGGGACAGATTGAACTTGAGGTTTTTTATTCCCGGAATTCCTGGTTTTTTTCGGCGCCATTTCAGTTCGAGTATAACATAATTAAGGAGTTTCAGTCAAAAGCTTAGGCCTTTCCCTCACCCGACTCCCTGAGGATACTCACCCTCTCCCAGGGGGAGAGGGTACTTCGCCATTTATTCCCATTTGCGAAACACCTTCTCCCTTTGGGAGAAGGTACGATACTTTGGCGTGTCGGATGAGGGGTGCGAGAGCCTTTCAAAAACGAAAGCCCCGGGATTGCTCCCGGGGCTTCGCGTTCAAACTTCGAGGGTCGTTAGACGGTAACGGTAAAGGTTACCGAATTGGTGATACCGCCATCATAGGTCACGGTGATCTTAACATAATAGGTCGTGCTGGTCACGAACGTCACCGGTGAGGTAAAGTTGACCGTCCACGAACTGTTCAGGGCCGAGGCGACCTTACTGTAGAGAGCAACTATGTCCGTCGCGGTCGGAGCGTAATAGTAGAAGCCGCCGGAGCCAGTCGCGATCCCTTTCAGGTTGTTCTCGTCCGCTCCCCCCGCGGTCAGACCAAGACCAACTGTATAAACCGGAATACTCTTGGCGAGGGCCAGGGTAACAACTTCGCCCGTGGTGTTGTAAGTGACACTGTTGTTCTCGCCGCCGTCGGTCATCGCAATAACCGCTTTGCGGGCATTCGCCCCAGCCTCGACTGTCAAGATAGCAAAACCGATAGAATCATACAGAGCGGTCGATCCGCCGGAAATACTCTCCATGGTCGCTGCCACCTTGAGCAGGTCCTTATCGGTGGTCAGGGCCTGGTCCATGACAACATAGCTGTCGAAGTTGAAGATCGCCCCTTGGTCTGTCGCACCGCTCTGGTTAATAAAAGCAACGGCGGCAGATTCGAGGCTGGCATTGGAATCGGAGCTCATGCTGCCGCTCCGGTCGAGCGTCATGGCGTAAGAGATCGCCTGGGCGGCCGAACCGCCCGAGTAGGTAATGGTATCGACGACCGCCGTCTGGGTGGTCGTGGTGGTCGACCAGATATCAATGGTGATGTTCTTGATATTGAGATTGTTGGTGCTGGTGATCGGGTTCTGGAGTTGGTCCATGACGACGATCGAGGCCGCGCCGGTCTTGGCGTTGGCCGTCAAAGTCGCGGAACCACCGGAACCGACCGCGATCGTGGTCGTGCCGGACGGAGGCGAGGCCGGATTGGCCGTGTTCGTGACCGTGGCGCAACCAGTAGCCAGAACAGCCAACATTACGGCGACGAGGCCAAGGGACAAACCTAACCATGTTTTTTTCATCTATTAACCTCCTAAGTTAATTGCTGACATTATATGTTAGAGGCCGCTATCCTGTCAATAGCACAAGCTAAAATTCGTAGCTGACCGCCGCCCGCAAACCGAGCGGCTCGAGGCACAAAAAATCATTTAATAATATATTCTACAGAATCCAGACCGACAAAATGTTCATCGCTGGTGATCAACTTCACGTTTTCGATCTTGGCCGTCGCGTAAACGATCGCGTCAGCCATCGGCAAATTGTGCGCCAGGCTAACATCTGCCGCCAGCAAAACCACCCCGTTAGTGAACGGAGCAACAACGGCCGATTGCATCTGGGCCACCGCCAACAAGGCCTTTTCTTCCCCAACCTCACGCTTTATTTTTTTATAGACCTCATAGATAACAATAGTCGGAACAATGACCCTGGTGGTATCTTTTAAAAAGGGAGAATACTTCTCCGCCAACGGCCCGGCAGAAAAATATTCCAACCAGCCGCAAGAATCGACTACGATCATAACCTGTCCTTATCCTCCCGATAACCGTTAATATTGATCCCCTTAACAAAGCCTTTCATCCGTTTTATCAGATGCTTGGGTATAATGTTAATGATCCCATCCTTGGCCAGGATGATCAGCCTTTCCCCGCTTTTCAACCCGGCTTCTTCCCTCACTTCCTTTGGTATAACTAACTGATATTTCGAAGATAAAGTTGCTTCCGCCATCGATCTCCCTCCTTGCCATTCTTACCAATCAACTATCGATACAATAATTGTATTACGCCTGCCTCATTCTGTCAACTCTTTGGATTGTCAGGCTGAAAAGCTAAAACTCGTAGCTGACCGCCGCACGCAAACCGAGCGAGGTGCTATAGCCCAACCTGGCGTCCCAGTTGTCCCGGATCCGCGTCAGGCCAAAAAGCTCGACCCCAAGCAGATTTTTATTGGAAATGGTCCCGGAGAGGCCGGGTATACCACTGACCAGTTCGGAATAAGCAGCATAGTTCAACCCGCCGCCGACCTGAAAAGCGCCGAGATCGTAACAAGCTCCGGCTTCAACTACCATTACCCCAAACTTACTGCCGATGCCGTAACCGGCGCCAAACCGGGCCGCCAGCGTGTCGCTAAACCCTTTCTGATAGACACCCTCGATCAAGATCGCCCCGCCACCCAAGCCGCCTTCAGCCCTGAAACCGGACTTCAGCACCGGTTTAGCCGGTGGCGTGGCCGGGACTGGAGAACCGAGCTCAATAACCTTTCCCAGCGGTTTGGCTGGGGCGGGCTTGGCCACTTTCTTTTTCCCCACGATCGGGAAAACCGGTCGGCGGGTAACGGTCCGGGTCACGACTTTCTTCTTGGCCACGACTTTCTTCTTGGCCGCCAGGAGCTCACTGGAAAAAGCGCAAACGAACGTAATCAGCAGTAACGAAACAATTATTTTTTTCATTTAACTTTCACCTTCCTTGGCAGATAGGATAATACGGGACGAGCGGGAAGTCAACCTCGGACTAGAGTAATTACCAGCACGATCAGTCCGAGCGCTAAACAATAATAAGCAAAGTAGTTCAACTTGGTCCGGCTGATCAGCTCCATCAAAAACTTGATCGCCAACAGGCCGGAGAGGAACGCCGCCAGGAAACCGATCAGCAGCGGCCAGAAACCGATCCCGAGCGTCCCAGCCTTGAGGATCGCCTTACTCTGGAGCAAACCGGCCCCGGCGATCGCCGGAATGGCAATGATAAACGCAAACCGGGCGGCTGTTCTCCGCTCCAGTCCGCAGGCTAAACCAGCCGAGATGGTCATGGCCGACCGCGAGAGCGACGGAATGATCGCCGCCCCCTGCGCCAGACCGATCAAAGCGGCGTCTTTCCAGCTCATTCCTCCCTCGTCCCTGGTACCTGGGACCTGGTACCTGGTACCTATCCATTCGCCTAGTAAGATAACTATCCCCGTGACGATAAAGAACGGCCCCACATAGCGAAAATCGGCAAAGAGCGCTTCAAAAAAATCTTTAAAGCCGAGCCCCAGCACCCCCGTCACGACCGTCGCCAACAGCACTAGCCAAAGCAGTTTGCGGCGCACGGTGAAAAGCTCAATAATATCGCGGTAAAAATAAATAGCCGCGGCTAAAGCCGTAGCCAGGTGGACGACCGTGTCAAAAGCGATATTCTCGGTCAGATGCAAAAAACGATAAACGATAAGGAGATGACCCTGGGAAGAGACCGGCAGGAATTCGGTTAATCCTTGAACGATCCCCAGCAGCAGATATTCCACTACTTTTTGGCAACCTTACCCTGGGTCTCCCAGTTATGCCAGAGGACCAGAATAGGCGGAGCGACAAAGATCGAGGAGCACATCCCGAGCGAGAAACCGATGAGCAAGGTGAGCGAGAATTCGCGGACCGTCTCTCCGCCGAGGACCAGCAAGCAGACGACCATCACGACCACCGTCAGGACGGTATTGATCGAGCGGGCCATCGTTTCCCAGATGCTGATGTTGACCAGCTCGCCGAATTTCTTCTTGGCCAGCGCCGGCTTCTTCAAATTCTCCCTGATCCGGTCAAAAATAACGATCGTATCGTTGATCGAATAACCCATGATCGTCAGGATGGCCGCCACAAAGGTGATATCGATCGAGCGAAAGAGGAGCGCCATGATCCCGGTGGTGATAATGGCATCGTGGTAAAGAGCCAGCAGTGCGGCCACCCCCCACTTGAACTCAAAACGGAAGGAGACATAGATAATGATCCCGATCGTGGCAATGATCAGCGCCCAGATCGCCTGGCTCGACAACTCCTTGCCGATGGTCGGGCCGATAATGTCGGCCTCGAGTATTTCGGCCATGCCGACCTTCTCGTTCATGTCCCGGATAATGTTGGCTCGGACCTCACCCTCGATCGGCACGGTCCTGATCAGGATATCCTGCTCGCCCGACTTCTGGATAACACTTTCCCCCAGCTTGTATTTATCCAGGACCTGGCGCACCTGATCGACCGCCACCGGCTTGTCAAAACGGAGATTGATCAGGGTCCCGCCGGTAAAATCGATCCCGAAGTTCATCGCCTTGCCATGGACAAAAATGTTAAAGGCAAAAGCAAAGACCGCCAGGGCCAGCAAGAGGCCGGAAATAATGAACCAGACTTTAGTGTTCTTTATAATATCCATATTATTTGTACAGCAGCTTCGACTCCGGGTTAGTAATGATCTTGCCGTCCACGGCCATCTTCAGCATCATGTGGGTCAGGGCCAGCGCGGTGAACATCGAAGCGAGGATACCGACGGTCAGGGTGATGGCAAAACCTTTGATCGTCCCGGTGCCGACAAAGAAGAGGGTCAGCGCCGCAATGATCGTGGTGACGTTCGAATCAAGGATAGCGGCAAAAGCGCGCTGGAAAGCGGCCTCGATCGAGGCCTTGACGGTCTTGCCCAGGCGCAACTCTTCCTTCAACCTTTCAAAAATAATAATGTTAGCATCGACCGCCATGCCGATCGTCAGGAGGAACCCGGCAATACCGGGCAAAGTTAGCGTCGTACGAAGAAGGGCCAGTCCGGCCAGGGTCAAAGGAATGTAGATGCAGAGCGAGAGGACGGCCAGGAAACCGGGGAGACGGTAATAAAAAACCATGAACGCGATGATGATGACAAAACCGATGATCCCGGCTATTTTGCTCCGGTCGACCGAATCTTTGCCGAGCGACGGGCCGACGATCCGGGTCTCCACCAGGTGGACCGGGATCGGCAAAGAACCGGCCTTCAGCTTGATGACCAGGTCCTGGACCGCTTCCGCGTTAAAATTGCCGGAGATCTGGGCCTTGCCCGACGGGATCGGCTCGCGGACGTTCGGCGCGGAGATGATCTTCTTATCGAGGACAATGGCGATCGGTTTATTGACCGAACGGCCGGTCACTTCACCAAAGATATCGGCGCCTTTGGCATTGAATTCAATATCAACGACCGGGTTGCCATACTGGTCGAGCCCCGGCCAGGCCCCTTTCAGGTCGGCTCCGGTCAGAACGGTTTTTCTAAGGATGATCGAGCGTTCGCTCCGGTCTCCCTGGTCCTTAACCACGTCGAGGCGGGCTTCCGGGCCGTAGAACTCTTTGATCTTTTCCGTGGAAACGCTCCGGCCGTCCCCCGGCACCCACTCCGCTTCGATAAACTCGAGCAAAGCGGTATCCCCGATCAGTTTGATCGCCCGCTCGGGGTCTTTGATCCCCGGCAGTTCCACGATCACCTGGTCCTTCCCTTTGCGCTGGATGGTCGGCTCGGTCACGCCAAGGGCGTCGATCCGGTTGCGGATCACGGCCACCACACCGCTCATGGCGTCATCCGAGACTTTGACTTTGTCGGTATCATCACCCTGCAGGACCAGGCGGGTGCCGCCCTGGAGGTCGAGGCCTAAAGTGATGGGGAGTTGCATCAGGATAAAAATTGAACCGCCCACCAGGGCAAGCAGGCCGAGAAAACGAAGTTGGTTGATGTTCTTCTGCATGGCTCGGAAGTTAATATATCATAACGTTAATTATCAGTCAAACTTGAAGGCCCAACCGTCGGCAGCGGCGATCACCCGTTGGCCAAGTTCGGCCGTCAATTTCTCCGCCACCAGCCACGGCTTGGCCCGGATCATCCACAAACCAAAGTGGGTCAGGATCGTCACTCGCGGCTTGAGCGCGCTAACTATCTTTTTGACATCGCCGACGCAGAGGTGGTCAAAAGGGGTCGGCTGGGTGCTAAGCAGACTAACGATGACCACGTCACATTTGTAGTTCTTTAGCAGGGCAGGGAAAAACCTGGTATCGGTGATGTAGGCGACCCGGCACCCTTTCGCCTTGAAGATCAGCCCATAAGTTTCGACCCCGTGAATATGCTTAAGGGGAGCAGAGATCCCGATCCGGCCGATCCGGTATTTCCCCTTCGCCCGCAGCACCTGGCGGCTGGCGACGTACGGCCTTACATATCTATAGATGACCGGATCATCCCCCGACCAGGCATCCCGCGGCGCCAGCACCACCCCTCGCCTTTCTTTCCCGCCAACCGTCATCGCCTCCATCATCACGTTAATATCAGCGGCGTGGTCAAGATGCTTGTGGGAGAGGACGATCCCGTCCAGGGTGGTCGGGTCAAGCTTAGGCCGGGCCTTCAGGCAATAGACCAGTGAACCAGGTCCTGGGTCGAGCAGGATATTAGTCCCGTCCAAGGAGAGCCAAAGGCCGCCGGAAGCCCGCAACTGCTTCGCTACCACGACCCGCGCGCCGGCTGTACCTAAAAATTTAATGAAGTCCATAAGTTAGAAAATGCGCCCGGCGAGATTTGAACTCGCAACCCTTAGCTTCGGAGGCTAATACTCTATCCAGTTGAGCTACGGGCGCAGGGAAAAAACATTCTATCATAATTTGGCGCAAGTTTTCCGGTCATTTGGACGATTAATATAATGAAATGACTTCAACCAGCGGTATCAGTTCGTCTTATCAGCCTAAATTTATCTTTTATGAGCTCCGGCCAGATCAGGACTCAAGATATGCCGCTAACAAATTTGGCGCGGAAAATATTGATCCTACCGCCGATTCAGCCCAACCTGGCGATATGGTTGTGTTCAACACGGAAACGCTTACCCTCTCCGCTTAGTCAACGGCGAAACCGCGCCGGCCGGCGATATTCCCCACCCCATCCCTGACCTGCACTTCCCAGTGTCCTTTTCTTGCCCCGGCCAAATTAACATAGCTATAGGTATTTGAGGGGGAGCGCGACATAGCCAGGTTGATCTCCGCCGCCACTTGACCGGAAGGGCCAACCCAAACATGCTTGAAGGCCATGGGCACAGTGGCCGTCGCCTGGCGGCTGAAACAGTAAACCGTCGAATTTTCGGCCAGGGAGATTTCAACCAGATCATCGACCGGCTGGTTATTTTCATCGACGCCGCTCGCCACCACCAATCGCTCCACCTTGATCGAGCCGGCCGCGGCCAGTATTGGCCCGACTTGATCGGCCGGCTGGGCAGCGGCTTTGACCGCCAAAAGAGTGGTCGTGGGAGCAGCCGGAGCGGACGTGGTCAGGTGCTCGAACCATTGTCCGGCAGCGTAATAGAGCGACCAGACCAAGATGATCGCCACAATGACGAGCACCATCAGTCCAATATTGAACCAGCGCGGCTCGGGCTTTCTGGCGTAACCGGTAAATTGGGTCATTTTAACCACCAACCACCATATTGCTCAAACTGCCGATACCAGCGATCTCAACCTTGACCTCATCGCCGACCCGCATCGGCCCCACCCCGGGCGGCGTTCCGGTCAGGATAACATCTCCCGGCTCGAGCGTCATTATCCGGGAGATAAAAGCGACAAGATAATTCACTTTGAAGATCATGTTAGCCGTATTGGACGATTGCTTCAACTGGCCGTTTAGATAAACTTTGATCGCCAGGTTGTCCGGATCGAGCCCGGCGACGACCTCCGGCCCGAGCGGGCAAAAAGTATCGAACGATTTCGCTCTCGTCCACTGGCCGTCCAGTTTTTGCAGATCACGGGCGGTGACGTCATTGGCGCAGCAGAAACCAAGAATATGTTGGGACGCGTCAGACTCGCTGATATTTTTGACCCGGTCCTTGATGACGACCCCTAGCTCCCCCTCGTAGTGCAGTTCCCCGGTCATCTCCGGATAGACGATCTTATCATTATTATATATAACAGCGGTCGGCGGCTTGAGGAAGATAACCGGCTCCTTGGGCAGGTCCATTTTCAATTCCTCCGCGTGGTCCTTATAATTCAACCCGACACAGATAATTTTAGATGGTTTTAATTTCATTTTTGGCACTCCGGACAGTATGACGAGGTCCGGCCGCCCAGCTTCAGGCGCTTGACCTCGCCGCCGCACTTCAGGCAATTTTTACCATATCGGCCGTAAACTTTCAACTTTTTAGTATAAGCTCCCGCTTCACCCAGGGCGTTGACATAATCGCTGAACGACGTCCCTTCGTATTTTATGGCTTCGGTCAGTATCTTTTTTATCCCCTGATACAACAGTTTGATCTCGCCCTCTTTCAGGCTTTTGACCGGCCGGTCGGGCCGCACCCGGGCGAAGAAGCAGACTTCGTCACTATAGATGTTGCCCAGGCCGACGATATTTTGCGGGTCCATCAAAAAGACCTTGATCTTATTGTTGGGCTTTTTCTTCAATCT
It encodes the following:
- a CDS encoding MBL fold metallo-hydrolase; amino-acid sequence: MDFIKFLGTAGARVVVAKQLRASGGLWLSLDGTNILLDPGPGSLVYCLKARPKLDPTTLDGIVLSHKHLDHAADINVMMEAMTVGGKERRGVVLAPRDAWSGDDPVIYRYVRPYVASRQVLRAKGKYRIGRIGISAPLKHIHGVETYGLIFKAKGCRVAYITDTRFFPALLKNYKCDVVIVSLLSTQPTPFDHLCVGDVKKIVSALKPRVTILTHFGLWMIRAKPWLVAEKLTAELGQRVIAAADGWAFKFD
- a CDS encoding type II toxin-antitoxin system VapC family toxin, which codes for MIVVDSCGWLEYFSAGPLAEKYSPFLKDTTRVIVPTIVIYEVYKKIKREVGEEKALLAVAQMQSAVVAPFTNGVVLLAADVSLAHNLPMADAIVYATAKIENVKLITSDEHFVGLDSVEYIIK
- a CDS encoding AbrB/MazE/SpoVT family DNA-binding domain-containing protein: MAEATLSSKYQLVIPKEVREEAGLKSGERLIILAKDGIINIIPKHLIKRMKGFVKGININGYREDKDRL
- a CDS encoding VWA domain-containing protein, with amino-acid sequence MKKTWLGLSLGLVAVMLAVLATGCATVTNTANPASPPSGTTTIAVGSGGSATLTANAKTGAASIVVMDQLQNPITSTNNLNIKNITIDIWSTTTTTQTAVVDTITYSGGSAAQAISYAMTLDRSGSMSSDSNASLESAAVAFINQSGATDQGAIFNFDSYVVMDQALTTDKDLLKVAATMESISGGSTALYDSIGFAILTVEAGANARKAVIAMTDGGENNSVTYNTTGEVVTLALAKSIPVYTVGLGLTAGGADENNLKGIATGSGGFYYYAPTATDIVALYSKVASALNSSWTVNFTSPVTFVTSTTYYVKITVTYDGGITNSVTFTVTV
- a CDS encoding fumarylacetoacetate hydrolase family protein, which produces MKLKPSKIICVGLNYKDHAEELKMDLPKEPVIFLKPPTAVIYNNDKIVYPEMTGELHYEGELGVVIKDRVKNISESDASQHILGFCCANDVTARDLQKLDGQWTRAKSFDTFCPLGPEVVAGLDPDNLAIKVYLNGQLKQSSNTANMIFKVNYLVAFISRIMTLEPGDVILTGTPPGVGPMRVGDEVKVEIAGIGSLSNMVVGG
- the secF gene encoding protein translocase subunit SecF, whose amino-acid sequence is MDIIKNTKVWFIISGLLLALAVFAFAFNIFVHGKAMNFGIDFTGGTLINLRFDKPVAVDQVRQVLDKYKLGESVIQKSGEQDILIRTVPIEGEVRANIIRDMNEKVGMAEILEADIIGPTIGKELSSQAIWALIIATIGIIIYVSFRFEFKWGVAALLALYHDAIITTGIMALLFRSIDITFVAAILTIMGYSINDTIVIFDRIRENLKKPALAKKKFGELVNISIWETMARSINTVLTVVVMVVCLLVLGGETVREFSLTLLIGFSLGMCSSIFVAPPILVLWHNWETQGKVAKK
- the secD gene encoding protein translocase subunit SecD; translated protein: MQKNINQLRFLGLLALVGGSIFILMQLPITLGLDLQGGTRLVLQGDDTDKVKVSDDAMSGVVAVIRNRIDALGVTEPTIQRKGKDQVIVELPGIKDPERAIKLIGDTALLEFIEAEWVPGDGRSVSTEKIKEFYGPEARLDVVKDQGDRSERSIILRKTVLTGADLKGAWPGLDQYGNPVVDIEFNAKGADIFGEVTGRSVNKPIAIVLDKKIISAPNVREPIPSGKAQISGNFNAEAVQDLVIKLKAGSLPIPVHLVETRIVGPSLGKDSVDRSKIAGIIGFVIIIAFMVFYYRLPGFLAVLSLCIYIPLTLAGLALLRTTLTLPGIAGFLLTIGMAVDANIIIFERLKEELRLGKTVKASIEAAFQRAFAAILDSNVTTIIAALTLFFVGTGTIKGFAITLTVGILASMFTALALTHMMLKMAVDGKIITNPESKLLYK
- a CDS encoding DUF2914 domain-containing protein, with amino-acid sequence MTQFTGYARKPEPRWFNIGLMVLVIVAIILVWSLYYAAGQWFEHLTTSAPAAPTTTLLAVKAAAQPADQVGPILAAAGSIKVERLVVASGVDENNQPVDDLVEISLAENSTVYCFSRQATATVPMAFKHVWVGPSGQVAAEINLAMSRSPSNTYSYVNLAGARKGHWEVQVRDGVGNIAGRRGFAVD
- a CDS encoding undecaprenyl-diphosphate phosphatase; translated protein: MEYLLLGIVQGLTEFLPVSSQGHLLIVYRFLHLTENIAFDTVVHLATALAAAIYFYRDIIELFTVRRKLLWLVLLATVVTGVLGLGFKDFFEALFADFRYVGPFFIVTGIVILLGEWIGTRYQVPGTRDEGGMSWKDAALIGLAQGAAIIPSLSRSAMTISAGLACGLERRTAARFAFIIAIPAIAGAGLLQSKAILKAGTLGIGFWPLLIGFLAAFLSGLLAIKFLMELISRTKLNYFAYYCLALGLIVLVITLVRG